From a region of the Ardenticatena maritima genome:
- a CDS encoding metal-dependent transcriptional regulator, which translates to MTVLTEAMQDYLKTIWRLAHEENVPVTTTALADALGVRPASTTNMLKRLAALHLVKYEPYRGVELTEAGEKVALEVVRHHRLLELYLTEALGFPPDEVHEEAERLEHHISEAFEQAIAEQLGHPTHDPHGDPIPTPDLRLVSRPARPLSELDVGQEGYIRRVRISAPERVEALAAEGVAPNVRVRVLDHREQACVVQIVVSGREVVIVPDEACDVLIEPLPEVENEEG; encoded by the coding sequence ATGACCGTATTGACCGAAGCCATGCAAGATTACCTCAAAACGATTTGGCGGCTTGCGCATGAAGAGAACGTGCCCGTCACAACAACCGCGTTGGCGGATGCGTTGGGTGTACGGCCTGCCAGCACCACCAACATGCTCAAGCGGCTGGCGGCGCTGCATCTGGTCAAATACGAACCGTACCGGGGCGTGGAATTGACCGAGGCAGGCGAAAAAGTGGCGCTTGAAGTCGTGCGGCATCATCGCCTGCTCGAACTCTACCTGACCGAGGCGCTGGGTTTTCCCCCGGATGAAGTGCATGAAGAAGCCGAGCGCCTTGAACATCACATCTCCGAAGCCTTTGAGCAAGCCATCGCCGAGCAGTTGGGGCATCCCACCCACGACCCCCACGGCGACCCCATCCCCACCCCCGATTTGCGACTTGTTTCGCGGCCGGCCCGCCCACTCAGTGAACTGGACGTTGGGCAAGAAGGCTACATTCGGCGTGTGCGTATCAGCGCCCCCGAGCGTGTGGAAGCATTAGCGGCGGAAGGCGTTGCGCCCAACGTGCGGGTGCGCGTCCTCGATCACCGTGAACAGGCTTGCGTGGTGCAAATTGTGGTGAGTGGGCGTGAGGTGGTGATTGTTCCCGATGAAGCCTGTGATGTCCTCATCGAACCGCTTCCAGAGGTAGAGAATGAAGAGGGGTGA
- the ribH gene encoding 6,7-dimethyl-8-ribityllumazine synthase translates to MARIDEGTLSGTGLKIGVVVARFNDFITRSLLDGALSALRRHGVAEEDIHVVWVPGAFEIPVAAYHMARTGRYHALVCLGAVIRGATPHFDYVAGEAAKGIAAVARETGVPTIFGVLTTDTIEQAIERAGTKAGNKGYEAAVAAIEMATLIQRLQA, encoded by the coding sequence GTGGCACGCATTGACGAAGGCACACTTTCCGGCACTGGGCTCAAAATTGGGGTTGTGGTGGCGCGTTTCAACGACTTCATTACACGCTCCTTGCTTGACGGGGCTTTGTCCGCTTTGCGGCGGCATGGCGTGGCTGAAGAGGATATTCACGTGGTGTGGGTGCCGGGGGCTTTTGAAATTCCCGTAGCGGCGTACCACATGGCGCGCACTGGTCGTTACCATGCGTTGGTCTGTTTGGGGGCGGTGATTCGCGGCGCAACGCCCCACTTTGACTACGTAGCCGGCGAAGCCGCAAAAGGCATTGCCGCCGTGGCGCGCGAGACAGGCGTCCCAACCATCTTTGGCGTCCTCACAACAGACACCATCGAGCAGGCTATCGAACGCGCGGGGACGAAAGCCGGCAACAAAGGCTATGAAGCCGCCGTCGCGGCTATCGAAATGGCAACGCTCATTCAACGCTTGCAAGCCTGA